In Gemmobacter sp. 24YEA27, a genomic segment contains:
- the gyrA gene encoding DNA gyrase subunit A, translating into MENAGETPEKPVYHGPQVDITQEMRTAYLDYAMSVIVSRAIPDLRDGLKPVHRRVLFAMHESNNTHDKPYRKSARPVGDTMGKYHPHGDSSIYDALVRMAQPFSMSLKLLDGQGNFGSMDGDPPAAMRYTEVRMDKPAAFLLADIDKDTVDFQDNYDGKDREPTVLPSRYPNMLVNGTEGIAVGMATRIPPHNLGEVIDATLAMIENPDISMESLMEMLPAPDFPTGGLILGRSGARKAYLEGRGSVIIRAKTHVEELRKDRWAIIVDEIPYQVNKASMIEKIAEAVRDKRIDGISSIADESDRVGVRVVIELKRDATPDVVLNQLWRFSPMQVHFGCNMLALVGGKPETLTLRDFLSHFLVFREEVVARRTAFELRKARERSHILCGLAVAVSNVDEVVATIRSSADPAEARERLMTRNWPAHDIAAYIRLIDDPGHKMNEDGTYNLSETQARAILELRLQRLTALGVKEVTDELEELAGKIKDFLDILSSRDRIMGIISDELTEVRSLFAVPRRTQIADWEGDMDDEDLIEREDMVVTITSGGYIKRTPLAEFRQQNRGGKGLSSMQTKEDDVVTTLFVANSHTWLLFFTTSGMVYKLKTWRLPVAGRNAKGKALVNILPIEPGVSIAALMPVDVPEDEWDKLQIVFATSDGDVRQNDLSDFTNVMRNGKIAMKLPENVTLVNAAIADENDDVMLVTASGRAIRFSTQEIRVFKSRGSTGVRGIRLNGEDKVVSMSIIRHFEADPAERAAYLKQRRLVAGVTEEIEADDEEEAAAGQLSPERYAEMSAAEDLILTITARGLGKLSSSHDYPVRGRGGQGVTAFAKSMPGGPLVASFPVDLSDQIMLATSSGQSIRVPVDQISFRSRSAGGVKVLNTGGEEEVVSVARIAEQEGVEAPDMTVPDTPSSDTPAPDVPPETAPE; encoded by the coding sequence ATTGAAAACGCAGGTGAAACTCCTGAGAAGCCGGTCTATCACGGCCCGCAGGTCGATATCACCCAGGAGATGCGGACCGCCTATCTCGACTACGCGATGTCGGTTATTGTCAGCCGTGCGATCCCCGATCTGCGCGACGGGCTGAAGCCGGTGCATCGCCGCGTGCTGTTCGCGATGCACGAAAGCAACAACACCCATGACAAGCCCTATCGCAAATCGGCCCGTCCGGTCGGTGACACGATGGGGAAATACCACCCGCATGGCGACAGCTCGATTTACGACGCGCTGGTGCGGATGGCGCAGCCCTTCAGCATGTCGCTGAAACTCCTTGATGGGCAAGGGAATTTCGGCTCGATGGATGGCGATCCGCCGGCGGCGATGCGCTATACCGAAGTGCGGATGGACAAGCCCGCCGCCTTTCTGCTGGCCGATATCGACAAAGATACGGTCGATTTCCAGGACAATTACGACGGCAAGGACCGCGAGCCGACGGTGCTTCCCTCCCGCTACCCGAACATGCTGGTCAACGGCACCGAAGGTATCGCGGTCGGCATGGCGACGCGGATCCCGCCGCACAACCTCGGCGAGGTTATCGACGCCACGCTGGCCATGATAGAAAACCCGGATATCTCCATGGAATCGCTCATGGAAATGCTTCCGGCGCCCGATTTTCCGACCGGGGGTCTGATCCTTGGTCGTTCGGGCGCGCGCAAGGCCTATCTCGAAGGGCGCGGCTCGGTGATCATCCGGGCGAAAACCCATGTCGAAGAGCTGCGCAAAGACCGCTGGGCAATCATCGTCGACGAGATCCCCTATCAGGTCAACAAGGCCTCGATGATCGAGAAAATCGCCGAAGCGGTGCGCGACAAGCGGATCGACGGGATCTCCTCGATCGCCGACGAGTCGGACCGTGTCGGCGTGCGGGTGGTGATCGAGCTGAAACGCGATGCCACACCCGATGTCGTGCTGAACCAGCTCTGGCGGTTCTCGCCGATGCAGGTGCATTTCGGCTGCAATATGCTGGCGCTGGTGGGCGGCAAGCCCGAGACCCTGACGCTTCGGGATTTTCTTAGCCATTTCCTTGTGTTCCGCGAAGAAGTTGTCGCACGTCGCACCGCTTTCGAACTGCGGAAAGCGCGCGAGCGCAGCCATATCCTTTGCGGTCTCGCGGTCGCGGTATCGAATGTCGATGAGGTTGTGGCGACGATCCGCTCCTCTGCCGATCCGGCCGAGGCGCGCGAGCGGCTGATGACCCGCAACTGGCCCGCGCATGATATCGCGGCCTATATCCGGCTGATCGACGATCCCGGTCATAAGATGAACGAGGATGGAACCTATAATCTCTCGGAGACCCAGGCCCGGGCGATCCTTGAGCTGCGCCTGCAGCGTCTGACCGCGCTCGGGGTCAAGGAGGTCACCGACGAGCTGGAAGAACTTGCCGGTAAGATCAAGGATTTCCTCGATATTCTCTCGTCTCGGGATCGGATCATGGGGATCATTTCCGATGAGTTGACCGAGGTTCGCTCGCTCTTTGCTGTGCCGCGCCGCACCCAGATCGCCGATTGGGAAGGCGATATGGATGACGAGGATCTGATCGAGCGCGAGGATATGGTCGTGACCATCACCTCGGGCGGTTACATCAAGCGCACGCCGCTGGCAGAGTTCCGCCAGCAGAACCGTGGCGGCAAGGGTCTGTCTTCCATGCAGACCAAGGAAGATGACGTCGTCACAACGCTTTTCGTAGCGAATTCGCATACCTGGCTCTTGTTCTTTACAACTTCCGGCATGGTCTACAAGCTCAAGACCTGGCGGCTTCCGGTGGCGGGCCGCAATGCCAAAGGTAAGGCACTGGTCAATATCCTGCCGATCGAACCCGGCGTTTCCATCGCCGCGCTGATGCCGGTCGATGTGCCGGAAGATGAGTGGGACAAGCTGCAAATTGTCTTCGCGACCTCGGATGGCGATGTGCGGCAGAATGATCTGTCGGACTTCACCAATGTGATGCGCAATGGCAAGATCGCGATGAAACTGCCTGAAAACGTTACACTTGTGAACGCAGCCATCGCCGATGAGAATGACGATGTCATGCTGGTGACGGCTTCGGGCCGCGCCATCCGCTTCTCGACGCAAGAGATCCGCGTGTTCAAATCGCGCGGCTCGACCGGTGTGCGCGGCATCCGCCTGAATGGCGAGGATAAGGTCGTCTCGATGTCGATCATCCGCCATTTCGAGGCAGATCCGGCCGAACGCGCCGCCTATCTGAAGCAGCGCCGCCTTGTCGCGGGTGTGACCGAAGAGATCGAGGCGGATGACGAGGAAGAGGCCGCAGCGGGCCAGCTTTCGCCCGAGCGTTATGCTGAAATGTCGGCGGCCGAGGATCTGATCCTCACCATCACCGCGCGCGGTCTCGGCAAGCTCTCGTCCAGCCATGACTACCCGGTGCGCGGGCGTGGCGGCCAGGGCGTGACAGCCTTCGCCAAATCCATGCCCGGCGGGCCGCTGGTGGCCTCCTTCCCGGTCGATCTTTCCGACCAGATCATGCTCGCGACCTCGTCCGGACAGTCGATCCGGGTGCCGGTGGACCAGATTTCTTTCCGCTCGCGGTCGGCTGGTGGCGTGAAGGTGCTGAACACCGGCGGCGAGGAAGAGGTGGTTTCGGTCGCCCGCATCGCCGAGCAGGAGGGTGTCGAAGCCCCGGACATGACGGTTCCCGATACGCCGTCCTCCGATACGCCGGCCCCTGACGTGCCGCCCGAGACCGCTCCGGAATGA
- the gluQRS gene encoding tRNA glutamyl-Q(34) synthetase GluQRS, protein MARVTRFAPSPTGPLHLGHAFAALTAAARGDRFLLRIEDIDTARARPDYEAAVFDDLSWLGLHWETPVLRQSERLNLYRQAVDKLTETGMTYHCICTRGDIRASLSAPQEGAPVTGPDGPVYPGTCRHAGHKDGAIRLDMAKAMARAGDVTFTDSGRRPGLHCRNAAQMVAEIGDIVLARRDIGTSYHIAVVTDDAAQGITEITRGEDLFEATFIHALLIRLLGLPQPLWHHHRLIRDDSGKRLAKRDDARALAKYREDGATPGDIREMLGLPVSPD, encoded by the coding sequence ATGGCTCGGGTAACCCGCTTCGCGCCGTCGCCAACCGGGCCGCTCCATCTGGGCCATGCTTTCGCCGCGCTGACCGCCGCCGCGCGCGGAGATCGCTTTCTTCTCAGGATCGAGGATATCGACACCGCCCGCGCGCGGCCCGATTATGAGGCCGCCGTCTTTGACGATCTCAGCTGGCTGGGACTGCACTGGGAAACCCCGGTCCTGCGGCAGTCAGAGCGCCTCAACCTGTACCGTCAAGCCGTTGATAAGCTGACAGAAACCGGCATGACCTATCATTGCATCTGTACCAGGGGTGATATTCGCGCCTCTCTGTCGGCGCCACAGGAAGGCGCGCCTGTGACCGGGCCGGATGGACCGGTCTATCCCGGCACCTGCCGCCATGCCGGTCATAAGGACGGCGCGATCCGCCTCGATATGGCGAAAGCCATGGCGCGTGCCGGCGACGTCACCTTCACCGATAGCGGTCGCCGGCCGGGCCTTCATTGCCGCAATGCTGCGCAGATGGTCGCTGAGATCGGCGATATTGTTCTGGCGCGCCGCGACATAGGGACCTCTTATCACATTGCCGTCGTGACCGATGATGCTGCCCAGGGCATCACCGAAATCACCCGTGGCGAAGACCTGTTCGAGGCCACCTTCATCCATGCGCTGCTGATCCGCCTGCTCGGCCTGCCACAACCACTCTGGCACCATCACCGCCTGATCCGTGACGACAGCGGCAAACGGCTCGCCAAGCGCGATGACGCCCGGGCGCTGGCAAAATACCGCGAGGATGGTGCCACGCCCGGTGATATCCGCGAGATGCTCGGCCTGCCCGTTTCCCCTGACTGA
- a CDS encoding iron-sulfur cluster assembly scaffold protein, which yields MSDSDLISLYSGKILDLAANIPLAGRLDAPQGSAKKRSPTCGSTVTVDLTLQDGRVADYAQEVRACALGQASAAIFGRAVIGRSAQELHQVRDAVAAMLKDGAEPPPAPFDLYAVLTPAREFRNRHASILLVLDAACEAVDKARQA from the coding sequence ATGAGCGACAGCGATCTGATCTCGCTATATTCCGGTAAGATTCTCGACCTGGCTGCGAATATCCCGCTGGCCGGACGGCTTGATGCGCCACAGGGCAGCGCGAAAAAGCGCTCCCCCACCTGCGGATCGACCGTGACGGTCGATCTGACACTGCAGGACGGACGGGTTGCGGATTATGCGCAAGAGGTGCGGGCCTGTGCCCTCGGCCAGGCCTCTGCCGCGATTTTTGGCCGTGCCGTAATCGGGCGCAGCGCTCAGGAGCTCCATCAGGTCCGCGACGCCGTTGCTGCCATGCTGAAAGACGGCGCCGAACCGCCGCCCGCGCCTTTCGATCTTTACGCGGTGCTGACCCCGGCGCGGGAGTTTCGCAATCGTCACGCCTCGATCCTGCTGGTGCTCGACGCCGCCTGCGAAGCCGTCGACAAAGCCCGGCAGGCCTAA
- the recG gene encoding ATP-dependent DNA helicase RecG, which yields MSRPEALFPLFANLETLDGVGAKSAKAFEGLAVSRPKDLLYLLPYSGIDRSLRAGIRDYVLPTTVTIAVEVLRHQPGRTRSAPTVVQCRDDEGAALELVFFHARGDYLQRILPEGARRVISGKAEATDFAIRIVHPDHMLAPEEAGNLPGWEPVYPLTAGITQKTVQKAMVSALARLPDLAEWIDPGLMAREGWPAWSAAIAQAHRPASAQDLAAEDPARARLAYDELFAHQLTLSLARARMRRGRGMQSRGDGGLRARLLAGFPYRPTAAQERAVTEIAADMAAPLRMNRLLQGDVGAGKTLVALMALAVAVEAGGQGVLMAPTEILARQHYEGLADLAGQAGIRMELLTGRDRGSERVAKLAALAAGEIQILVGTHAVFQKDVVFHNLRLAVIDEQHRFGVAQRMELGAKGEAADVLVMTATPIPRSLALASYGDMDVSVLDEKPPGRKPVRTVLVTTSRIDEVVAHLAQAVAGGRQAYWVCPLVEESELVDLASAEERFAHLRAALGEGRVGLVHGQMPPAAKDAAMARFVAGETGVLVATTVIEVGVNVPNASIMVIERAETFGLAQLHQLRGRVGRGAAESTCLMMYQPPLSESGERRLKTLRDTEDGFRIAEEDLAMRGAGDLIGTAQSGLPRFRVADLERQSALMAVAQSDARKLLHDDPTLDSPRGKAARHLLWLLDQDRAIRLLTVG from the coding sequence ATGAGCCGTCCTGAGGCGCTCTTTCCGCTTTTCGCGAATCTGGAGACGCTGGACGGCGTCGGTGCGAAAAGCGCGAAGGCGTTTGAGGGGCTGGCGGTCAGCCGCCCGAAGGATCTTTTGTACCTGCTGCCTTACAGCGGCATCGACCGCAGTCTGCGCGCCGGCATTCGCGACTATGTTTTGCCCACAACTGTGACCATCGCGGTCGAGGTGCTGCGCCATCAACCGGGGCGCACCCGTTCGGCGCCGACAGTGGTGCAGTGCCGCGACGATGAGGGCGCTGCGCTGGAACTGGTCTTCTTCCACGCGCGTGGCGACTATTTGCAGCGCATCCTGCCGGAGGGCGCGCGCCGTGTGATTTCCGGCAAGGCCGAGGCCACTGATTTTGCGATCCGCATCGTGCATCCTGATCACATGCTGGCGCCGGAAGAGGCGGGAAACCTGCCGGGATGGGAGCCGGTCTATCCGCTGACGGCAGGTATCACGCAGAAAACAGTGCAAAAAGCGATGGTGTCAGCGCTGGCGCGGCTGCCGGATCTGGCGGAATGGATCGACCCCGGGCTGATGGCGCGCGAGGGATGGCCCGCCTGGTCTGCCGCGATCGCGCAGGCCCATCGTCCCGCAAGCGCGCAGGATCTGGCGGCGGAAGATCCGGCCAGGGCAAGGCTCGCCTATGATGAACTTTTCGCGCATCAGCTGACGCTGTCGCTTGCGCGGGCGCGGATGCGGCGCGGGCGCGGGATGCAGAGCCGGGGCGATGGAGGCCTGCGCGCGCGGCTTTTAGCCGGCTTTCCCTATCGGCCCACAGCCGCGCAGGAGCGTGCGGTGACCGAGATCGCCGCAGACATGGCCGCGCCGTTGCGGATGAACCGGCTGTTGCAGGGCGATGTTGGCGCCGGGAAAACGCTCGTGGCGCTGATGGCGCTGGCGGTTGCGGTCGAGGCGGGCGGGCAGGGTGTGCTGATGGCCCCGACCGAGATCCTCGCGCGCCAGCATTATGAGGGGCTGGCGGATCTTGCAGGCCAGGCCGGCATCCGGATGGAGCTTCTGACCGGACGCGACCGGGGCAGTGAACGGGTGGCCAAACTGGCGGCTCTTGCGGCCGGAGAGATCCAGATCCTGGTCGGCACCCATGCGGTTTTCCAGAAAGATGTGGTCTTTCATAATCTTCGTCTCGCGGTGATCGATGAACAGCATCGCTTTGGCGTGGCGCAGCGGATGGAGCTGGGCGCCAAGGGCGAGGCGGCGGATGTGCTGGTGATGACCGCGACACCGATTCCACGCAGCCTTGCTTTGGCCTCTTACGGCGATATGGATGTCTCGGTGCTGGATGAAAAACCGCCGGGCCGCAAACCGGTCAGGACGGTGCTGGTCACCACAAGCCGGATCGACGAGGTGGTGGCCCATCTGGCCCAGGCGGTGGCGGGCGGGCGTCAGGCCTATTGGGTCTGCCCGCTGGTTGAGGAAAGCGAGCTCGTTGATCTGGCCTCGGCCGAGGAGCGGTTTGCCCATCTGCGCGCCGCTTTGGGTGAGGGGCGGGTCGGGCTGGTCCATGGCCAGATGCCGCCCGCGGCCAAGGATGCCGCTATGGCGCGGTTTGTCGCTGGCGAGACCGGCGTTCTGGTCGCGACGACGGTGATCGAGGTCGGGGTCAACGTGCCCAACGCCTCGATCATGGTGATCGAACGCGCCGAGACCTTTGGACTTGCGCAGTTGCATCAGCTCCGGGGGCGGGTCGGCCGGGGAGCGGCGGAATCGACCTGCCTGATGATGTATCAGCCGCCGCTGAGCGAAAGCGGCGAGCGTCGTCTCAAGACCCTGCGCGATACCGAAGACGGTTTCCGTATCGCCGAGGAAGATCTCGCGATGCGCGGTGCCGGGGATCTGATCGGCACCGCGCAATCGGGCCTGCCCAGATTTCGCGTCGCCGATCTGGAACGGCAATCGGCGCTGATGGCGGTGGCGCAATCGGATGCGCGCAAGCTTTTGCACGATGATCCGACGCTCGACAGCCCGCGTGGTAAGGCGGCACGACATCTTTTGTGGCTGCTGGATCAGGACCGGGCGATCCGGCTTTTGACGGTCGGCTGA
- the trmFO gene encoding methylenetetrahydrofolate--tRNA-(uracil(54)-C(5))-methyltransferase (FADH(2)-oxidizing) TrmFO, with amino-acid sequence MEKLHIIGGGMAGSEAAWQAAEAGVPVVLHEMRPSVGTFAHRTGDFAEMVCSNSFRSDDDERNAVGLLHWEMQAAGGLIMEMARRHRLPAGGALAVDRDAFSASVTERLRAHPMISFDPGEIRALPEDGHWIIATGPLTSGALAEAIRAETGADSLAFFDAIAPIVYAESVDMSVAWRQSRYDKGETEEEQKAYLNCPMTREQYEAFIDALLAAEKTEFHEGETAGYFDGCLPIEVMAERGRETLRFGPMKPVGLTNEHDPETKAYAVVQLRRDNALGTLYNIVGFQTKMKYGAQTAVFKMIPGLENASFARLGGIHRNTFINSPTLLDDRMRLKSRPNIRFAGQITGVEGYVESSAMGLLAGRMAAAEIKGQDLPPPPADTAMGALITHITGGAEAKTFQPMNVNFGLFPPIDAKGGRRGRKDRYKAYTDRAKDAFTEWLG; translated from the coding sequence ATGGAAAAGCTCCACATCATCGGCGGCGGCATGGCCGGATCCGAGGCCGCCTGGCAGGCGGCCGAGGCCGGCGTCCCGGTCGTCCTGCACGAAATGCGCCCCTCTGTGGGCACTTTCGCGCATCGCACCGGCGACTTCGCCGAAATGGTCTGCTCGAACTCCTTCCGCTCGGATGATGATGAACGGAATGCCGTCGGCCTGCTGCATTGGGAAATGCAGGCGGCGGGCGGGTTGATCATGGAAATGGCCCGCCGTCACCGCCTGCCGGCAGGTGGCGCACTTGCTGTTGACCGCGACGCCTTTTCGGCTTCGGTGACAGAACGGCTGCGCGCGCATCCGATGATTTCATTCGACCCCGGTGAGATCCGTGCCCTTCCCGAAGATGGTCACTGGATCATCGCGACCGGCCCGCTGACCTCCGGCGCCCTGGCAGAAGCAATCCGCGCCGAAACCGGAGCAGACAGCCTCGCCTTTTTCGACGCCATCGCGCCTATCGTCTACGCGGAATCGGTCGATATGTCGGTCGCCTGGCGCCAGTCGCGCTATGACAAGGGCGAGACTGAAGAGGAACAAAAGGCCTATCTCAATTGCCCGATGACGCGGGAGCAATATGAGGCTTTCATCGACGCGCTGCTCGCCGCCGAGAAAACCGAATTCCATGAAGGTGAAACGGCGGGCTATTTCGATGGCTGCCTGCCGATCGAGGTCATGGCCGAACGCGGGCGCGAAACGCTGCGCTTTGGCCCGATGAAGCCGGTCGGCCTGACCAATGAACATGATCCCGAAACCAAAGCCTATGCGGTGGTTCAGCTGCGCCGCGACAATGCGCTCGGGACGCTCTATAATATCGTGGGCTTCCAGACCAAGATGAAATACGGCGCGCAAACTGCTGTTTTCAAAATGATTCCAGGCCTTGAGAATGCATCATTTGCCCGTCTCGGCGGCATCCATCGCAATACATTCATCAACTCGCCGACGCTGCTTGATGACCGGATGCGACTGAAGTCGCGGCCGAATATCCGTTTCGCCGGCCAGATCACCGGGGTCGAGGGTTATGTCGAATCCTCGGCAATGGGCCTGCTCGCCGGCCGTATGGCAGCAGCGGAAATCAAGGGCCAGGATCTGCCGCCACCGCCTGCGGACACTGCGATGGGCGCGCTTATCACCCATATCACCGGTGGTGCCGAGGCAAAGACATTCCAGCCAATGAATGTCAATTTCGGCCTCTTCCCCCCGATTGACGCCAAAGGCGGGCGCCGGGGTCGCAAGGATCGCTACAAGGCCTATACCGATCGCGCGAAAGACGCTTTCACAGAATGGCTCGGGTAA
- a CDS encoding DUF6614 family protein produces the protein MHLYHCLIELRPEARALAFAAAVAAWMDHLRGKGLVSDWRLLRRKLGLASGQHTDFLLEIELPGLAGLDTAFAGLAASDDEALRRYDQMHGMIAHADIGLYRPWPDPAQRERVALI, from the coding sequence GTGCATCTTTACCATTGCCTGATCGAGCTGCGGCCAGAGGCACGGGCCCTGGCATTCGCGGCTGCCGTCGCCGCCTGGATGGATCATCTGCGTGGCAAGGGCCTGGTGAGCGACTGGCGGCTTCTGCGTCGCAAACTGGGACTGGCCTCGGGGCAGCATACCGATTTCCTGCTGGAGATTGAGCTGCCTGGCCTTGCCGGCCTCGACACAGCTTTCGCCGGTCTCGCTGCCAGCGATGATGAGGCGCTGCGCCGCTACGACCAGATGCATGGCATGATCGCCCATGCCGATATCGGTCTCTACCGGCCCTGGCCCGATCCTGCGCAACGCGAACGTGTCGCCCTGATCTGA
- the ligA gene encoding NAD-dependent DNA ligase LigA, which yields MEARAVEDLSEAEALAELNMLAQQLAGANHAYHAEDAPVISDAEYDQLKRRNAAIEARFPAMKRADSASDQIGAAPAEGFGKVSHRVAMLSLENAFDDSDVSDFDDRVRSFLNHSGGVSYTAEPKIDGLSLSLRYESGRLVQAATRGDGATGENVTANALTIADIPHMVSGAPDIMEVRGEVYMSHGDFAALNSRQAELGEKTFANPRNAAAGSLRQLDARITASRPLKFFAYAWGEVSAPLANSQSGAIRRLAELGFQTNPLTRLCAGPEDMLAQYRHIGELRAGLGYDIDGVVYKVDDLALQARLGFRSTTPRWAIAHKFPAELAWTWLEAIDIQVGRTGALSPVARLVPVTVAGVVVSNATLHNEDYIHGRNSAGEEIRGGKDIRIGDFVQVYRAGDVIPKIADVDLTKRPEGAIPYAFPETCPQCGSPAIRAPEDSVRRCTGGLICPAQGVERLKHFVSRNAFDIEGLGAKQVELFYLDDLLPVKTPADIFTLEARDTANPLQKLKNRDGFGETSVRKLWAAIDERRTIGFERLLFALGIRDVGEVAARDLARHYQSWTTLASAIDIAHPAALRQIAADEAEAEERIAARDAGRRAQPAKARAVIWDQDPLDPATLVAWQELLSIDGIGAVLAVSLVTALAPGGHERQAVDDLVAQLKEITPPAKRATQSPVAGLTVVFTGSLEKMTRAEAKARAESLGAKVAGSVSAKTDLLVAGPGAGSKLKEAAKLNIRTLDEDGWLVLIGDLAAGQPGDTGA from the coding sequence ATGGAAGCCAGAGCAGTCGAAGATCTCAGTGAAGCAGAGGCCCTGGCCGAGCTGAATATGCTGGCGCAACAGCTTGCCGGCGCGAATCATGCCTATCACGCTGAAGATGCTCCGGTGATCAGCGATGCGGAATATGATCAGCTGAAGCGCCGCAATGCGGCGATCGAGGCGCGCTTTCCCGCGATGAAACGGGCTGACAGCGCCAGTGATCAGATTGGCGCGGCGCCGGCGGAAGGGTTTGGCAAGGTTTCGCATCGCGTCGCAATGCTCAGTCTCGAAAATGCGTTCGATGACAGCGATGTCTCGGATTTCGACGACCGGGTGCGGTCCTTCCTCAACCATTCCGGCGGGGTGAGCTATACTGCAGAGCCGAAGATCGACGGGCTCTCGCTTTCCTTGCGCTACGAATCGGGGCGGCTGGTCCAGGCCGCGACCAGGGGCGATGGCGCAACGGGCGAGAACGTGACCGCGAATGCCCTCACGATTGCCGATATCCCGCATATGGTTTCCGGGGCCCCGGACATTATGGAGGTGCGGGGCGAGGTCTATATGTCCCATGGCGATTTCGCGGCGCTGAACAGCCGCCAGGCAGAACTGGGGGAAAAAACCTTCGCCAATCCGCGCAATGCGGCCGCTGGCAGTCTGCGCCAGCTCGATGCGCGGATCACCGCGAGCCGCCCGCTCAAATTCTTCGCCTATGCCTGGGGGGAGGTGTCGGCGCCCCTCGCCAACAGCCAGTCGGGCGCGATCCGGCGCCTCGCGGAACTGGGGTTCCAGACCAATCCCCTGACGCGGCTTTGTGCGGGGCCAGAGGACATGCTGGCGCAGTATCGCCATATCGGTGAATTGCGGGCCGGGCTTGGCTATGACATCGACGGCGTGGTCTATAAGGTTGACGATCTGGCGCTGCAGGCGCGGCTGGGGTTTCGCTCCACCACGCCCCGCTGGGCGATTGCGCATAAATTCCCGGCCGAACTCGCCTGGACCTGGCTTGAGGCCATCGACATTCAGGTCGGCCGCACCGGCGCACTCTCGCCGGTTGCACGGCTGGTGCCGGTGACGGTGGCCGGTGTGGTGGTCTCGAACGCCACGCTGCATAATGAGGATTACATCCATGGCCGCAACTCGGCCGGCGAAGAGATCCGCGGCGGCAAGGATATCCGGATCGGCGATTTCGTCCAGGTCTACCGCGCCGGTGATGTGATCCCGAAGATCGCGGATGTCGATCTTACGAAACGGCCCGAAGGCGCGATCCCCTATGCCTTCCCCGAGACCTGTCCGCAATGCGGCAGCCCGGCGATCCGTGCCCCCGAAGACTCCGTGCGTCGCTGCACTGGCGGACTGATCTGTCCCGCGCAAGGTGTCGAAAGGCTGAAACATTTTGTCAGCCGCAACGCGTTTGACATCGAGGGCCTCGGCGCGAAACAGGTTGAGCTGTTCTATCTCGATGACCTTTTGCCAGTGAAAACGCCGGCTGATATCTTTACGCTTGAGGCTCGTGACACTGCTAACCCGCTGCAAAAGCTGAAGAACCGTGATGGGTTTGGCGAGACCTCGGTCAGGAAGCTCTGGGCCGCGATCGACGAACGCCGGACGATCGGATTTGAACGCTTGCTCTTCGCGCTTGGCATCCGTGATGTCGGTGAGGTGGCGGCGCGCGATCTGGCGCGGCACTACCAGTCCTGGACCACCCTGGCATCGGCCATCGACATCGCCCATCCGGCCGCTTTGCGCCAGATCGCGGCGGATGAGGCTGAGGCGGAAGAGCGTATCGCCGCCCGTGACGCGGGGCGGCGGGCGCAGCCGGCAAAGGCCCGTGCGGTGATCTGGGATCAGGATCCGCTGGACCCGGCGACGCTTGTCGCCTGGCAGGAGCTTTTGTCGATCGACGGGATCGGCGCGGTTCTGGCGGTCTCGCTGGTGACCGCGCTGGCGCCTGGCGGGCATGAGCGCCAGGCGGTCGATGATCTCGTGGCTCAGCTTAAAGAGATCACGCCGCCTGCGAAACGGGCGACTCAAAGCCCGGTGGCGGGCCTGACCGTCGTTTTTACAGGCTCGCTTGAGAAAATGACCCGGGCCGAGGCTAAGGCCCGCGCAGAATCGCTCGGGGCGAAGGTTGCCGGCTCGGTTTCAGCCAAAACCGATCTTCTGGTGGCCGGGCCCGGCGCCGGCTCCAAGCTGAAGGAAGCGGCAAAGCTAAACATCCGCACGCTCGACGAGGATGGCTGGCTCGTGTTGATCGGTGATCTGGCGGCTGGTCAGCCAGGAGATACCGGCGCATGA
- the hisI gene encoding phosphoribosyl-AMP cyclohydrolase, which translates to MSFDPASLKFDANGLVACIAQQHDTGEVLMLAWMNAAAVAKTLETGRVTYWSRSRQAFWIKGESSGHVQRLVGLRVDCDRDCLLALVDQTGPACHTNRRSCFYTGVETGDEVELMQPVR; encoded by the coding sequence ATGAGCTTTGATCCCGCCAGTCTGAAATTCGATGCCAATGGGCTGGTGGCCTGCATCGCCCAGCAGCATGACACAGGCGAGGTGCTGATGCTGGCCTGGATGAACGCGGCAGCCGTGGCGAAGACGCTGGAGACGGGCAGGGTGACCTATTGGTCGCGCTCGCGCCAGGCATTCTGGATCAAGGGGGAAAGCTCGGGCCATGTGCAGCGGCTGGTCGGGCTGCGGGTGGATTGTGATCGTGACTGTCTGCTGGCGCTCGTGGATCAGACCGGACCGGCCTGCCATACCAACCGGCGGTCCTGTTTTTATACCGGGGTCGAGACCGGGGATGAGGTTGAGCTGATGCAGCCGGTCCGCTGA